The Simplicispira suum DNA window GAGCTCAGTCACGGCGTCCCCTGCTTTCGGAATCGAGTGCGCGGTGACACCGTAGAGCATCGAGCGCGTAAACGCCACCCGATCACCCAACGTGGTGCGTAGCAGCGGGAATTCAGGGTACGCCGTGTTCTCTTCCAGGGATTCAAGAGCGACCCGCTCGTCACTGCGATTGCGGCGATAGGCCGTGGCGAGCACACGAACCGGGAAGTCAACACCGATCTCCTTGCGAGCGCGCTTGGCCAGCTCGAAAGAGTCGTACACGGCATCAATATCCGCCGGCGTCAGCTTCGTCGGGATGATGGCCAGGTCGCTGACCAGCAGCGAAGACCATGTACCCGGTTGATCGACCGCGGGCGCGCAGTCCACAAAGATGAGGTCGTATTTGCCCACCATCTTGCCGAGCTCGGCCGCGACGTTGCCGCTGTAGAGATGTCCCGACCAGAGAGTGGCCGGGAAGCGACCGTCTTCGCTACCCCGAGCGAGCC harbors:
- a CDS encoding ParA family protein; protein product: MAQTAAGKVITVFNQKGGAGKTTTACQLAGTFGHRGFDVLVADLDRQGSASKWLARGSEDGRFPATLWSGHLYSGNVAAELGKMVGKYDLIFVDCAPAVDQPGTWSSLLVSDLAIIPTKLTPADIDAVYDSFELAKRARKEIGVDFPVRVLATAYRRNRSDERVALESLEENTAYPEFPLLRTTLGDRVAFTRSMLYGVTAHSIPKAGDAVTELDALADEISKILGIGSRKSKK